The Barnesiella intestinihominis YIT 11860 genome includes a window with the following:
- a CDS encoding PcfK-like family protein produces MKGTDHFKRTIYMYLEQRAEEDALFAKKYRNPAKNMDECVTHILNYVQKSGCNGFTDGEIFGQAIHYYEENEIEVGKPMDCQVVVNHVVKLTAEEKAEARQNAVRKYQEEELRKLQNRHRPSARKENQPQPSLFDLGL; encoded by the coding sequence ATGAAAGGAACAGACCATTTCAAGAGAACGATATATATGTACTTGGAACAGCGTGCGGAGGAAGATGCGCTATTTGCAAAGAAGTACCGCAACCCTGCCAAGAACATGGACGAGTGCGTGACCCACATTCTGAACTATGTGCAGAAAAGCGGTTGCAACGGTTTCACGGACGGAGAGATATTCGGGCAAGCCATCCACTACTATGAGGAAAACGAGATAGAGGTGGGCAAACCGATGGACTGCCAAGTGGTTGTGAACCACGTTGTGAAACTCACGGCAGAGGAAAAGGCGGAGGCACGTCAGAACGCTGTCCGCAAATACCAAGAGGAGGAACTCCGCAAGTTGCAGAACCGCCACAGACCGTCAGCGAGAAAAGAAAACCAACCCCAACCCTCATTATTTGATTTAGGCTTATGA